Proteins encoded within one genomic window of Jiangella mangrovi:
- a CDS encoding penicillin acylase family protein, protein MSRSRRLGLVGAAALLLVAGLLVPSQAQGTGVERYRVEGLDSPVRINVDEWGVPHIFARSSEDAFFAQGWNVARDRLFQIDLWRRRGLGQLSEVFGPDYVEQDRAARLFLYQGDMEDEWAAYGEGAEEMATRFAAGINAYIDWLEDNPEALPPEFRLLDYFPDRWAPEDAVRNRTHGLTRGVSNEVSLARGLACRGRLDLDPLRERYEPDHTTRVPEGLDPCSIPADVLDVYDLATSSVRFTGDAARPLTVEDRPDFEPGSNNWVVSADKTATGRPILANDPHRAHENPSLRYITHLSSPELDVIGAGEPGLPGISIGHNGTAAFGLTIFAVDEADLYVYELDETNERYLYQGEWEPFEVRPTEIDVRGGGTETHDLVFTRHGPVTLVDEENHRAYAVRTVWTEPGTAPYFGSSGYMNARSWDDFTDAMSRWATPGENQVYADVHGDIGWQPGGKAPVRVGFDGLLPVPGDGRYEWAGFRGIEEFPSLFNPPEGFAATANQFNAQDDSRFGYIWSDPIRKNRIDEVLAADDDHTVQESAALQSDILNIRTREIMGMAGALDPADPVTAQALEFMRGYDFREEVGSPHALLYRGYWETRINQAVKAELVAPDDLDEFGNLDWLVVEDALRDPEAWFDGGAATRDELLLTSLRDAFTAAQAGHGDDPSQWAYRGVTVGWNHRLGDLMPDWDIPSVQMPGSGGNPLASAAASFKMVLDVGRWDNSIALNVPGQSGVPGSRHYDDLVERWSTWDYFPLLYSRGAIERHTEQRIMLVPRHDRG, encoded by the coding sequence ATGTCCAGATCGAGACGCCTGGGCCTGGTAGGAGCGGCGGCGCTGCTCCTCGTGGCCGGCCTGCTGGTGCCGTCGCAGGCTCAGGGAACCGGGGTCGAGCGCTACCGCGTCGAGGGCCTCGACTCGCCTGTCCGGATCAACGTCGACGAGTGGGGCGTGCCGCACATCTTCGCCCGCAGCTCCGAGGACGCGTTCTTCGCCCAGGGCTGGAACGTCGCCCGCGACCGGCTGTTCCAGATCGACCTGTGGCGCCGCCGCGGGCTCGGGCAGCTGTCGGAGGTCTTCGGACCGGATTACGTCGAGCAGGACCGCGCCGCCCGCCTGTTCCTCTACCAGGGCGACATGGAGGACGAGTGGGCCGCCTACGGCGAAGGCGCCGAGGAGATGGCCACCCGGTTCGCCGCCGGCATCAACGCCTACATCGACTGGCTCGAGGACAACCCCGAGGCGCTGCCGCCGGAGTTCCGGCTGCTGGACTACTTCCCGGACAGGTGGGCGCCGGAGGACGCCGTCCGCAACCGCACGCACGGTCTCACGCGCGGCGTCAGCAACGAGGTCTCGCTCGCCCGCGGACTGGCCTGCCGCGGCCGCCTCGACCTCGACCCGCTGCGGGAGCGCTACGAGCCCGACCACACCACCCGGGTGCCCGAGGGGCTCGACCCCTGCAGCATCCCCGCCGACGTCCTGGACGTGTACGACCTGGCGACGTCGTCGGTGCGCTTCACCGGCGACGCGGCGCGCCCGCTGACCGTCGAGGACCGCCCCGACTTCGAGCCCGGCAGCAACAACTGGGTGGTGTCGGCGGACAAGACCGCGACCGGGCGGCCGATCCTGGCCAACGACCCGCATCGCGCGCACGAGAACCCGTCCCTGCGCTACATCACGCACCTGAGCTCCCCGGAGCTGGACGTGATCGGCGCCGGTGAGCCCGGTCTGCCCGGCATCTCGATCGGGCACAACGGGACCGCCGCGTTCGGCCTGACGATCTTCGCGGTCGACGAGGCGGACCTGTACGTGTACGAGCTCGACGAGACCAACGAGCGGTACCTGTACCAGGGCGAGTGGGAGCCGTTCGAGGTCCGGCCGACCGAGATCGACGTCCGGGGCGGCGGCACCGAGACCCACGACCTGGTCTTCACCCGCCACGGCCCGGTCACGCTCGTCGACGAGGAGAACCACCGCGCCTACGCGGTGCGCACGGTGTGGACCGAGCCCGGCACGGCGCCGTACTTCGGCAGCTCGGGCTACATGAACGCGCGCAGCTGGGACGACTTCACCGACGCCATGTCGCGCTGGGCCACCCCCGGCGAGAACCAGGTGTACGCGGACGTGCACGGCGACATCGGCTGGCAGCCCGGCGGGAAGGCGCCGGTCCGGGTCGGCTTCGACGGTCTGTTGCCGGTGCCCGGCGACGGGCGGTACGAGTGGGCCGGCTTCCGCGGCATCGAGGAGTTCCCGTCGCTGTTCAACCCGCCGGAGGGGTTCGCGGCGACGGCCAACCAGTTCAACGCCCAGGACGACAGCCGGTTCGGGTACATCTGGTCCGACCCGATCCGCAAGAACCGGATCGACGAGGTGCTGGCCGCCGACGACGACCACACGGTGCAGGAGTCCGCGGCGCTGCAGAGCGACATCCTCAACATCCGCACCCGCGAGATCATGGGCATGGCCGGCGCCCTCGATCCGGCCGACCCCGTGACCGCGCAGGCGCTGGAGTTCATGCGCGGCTACGACTTCCGCGAGGAGGTCGGCTCGCCGCACGCCCTGCTGTACCGCGGCTACTGGGAGACCCGCATCAACCAGGCGGTCAAGGCCGAGCTGGTGGCGCCGGACGATCTCGACGAGTTCGGCAACCTCGACTGGCTCGTGGTCGAGGACGCGCTGCGCGACCCCGAGGCCTGGTTCGACGGCGGCGCGGCGACCCGCGACGAGCTGCTGCTGACCAGCCTGCGCGACGCGTTCACCGCCGCCCAGGCCGGGCACGGCGACGACCCGTCGCAGTGGGCGTACCGCGGCGTGACGGTGGGCTGGAACCACCGGCTCGGCGACCTGATGCCGGACTGGGACATCCCGTCGGTGCAGATGCCGGGCAGCGGCGGCAACCCGCTGGCCAGCGCCGCGGCGTCGTTCAAGATGGTGCTGGACGTCGGCCGGTGGGACAACTCGATCGCGCTGAACGTGCCCGGCCAGTCCGGGGTCCCGGGCAGCCGGCACTACGACGACCTGGTCGAGCGGTGGTCGACGTGGGACTACTTCCCGCTGCTGTACAGCCGCGGGGCCATCGAGCGGCACACCGAGCAGCGGATCATGCTGGTGCCACGCCACGACCGGGGCTGA
- a CDS encoding NUDIX domain-containing protein: MTPALKPLRRIAAYAVCLDASARVLLIRESVKSGTPGVWTLPGGSVLHGEHPRDAVVREAAAESGLLLRAVTPIDVLADTRARPHREVTLHTDRILFEAEVISGEPEPLSPMVDDVRWVSLDEAATLQLRPFVAQVLKLPLSTTDLPPEQMPELPGFHIQQAPDGRHTVQRFAAYGLVRDPHGRILLTQVAEGYPDAGCWHLPGGGTDFGEQPSQALLRELHEETGQIGRVRRLLGVASHREPEQLGPEGFAIDWHGVRPYYDVVVDEPAELVLADVGGSTVGARWFDPAEVVALALTAVTTEALRAAS, encoded by the coding sequence GTGACCCCCGCACTGAAACCGCTCCGCCGCATCGCCGCCTACGCCGTCTGTCTCGACGCGTCCGCGCGCGTGCTGCTGATCCGCGAGTCGGTGAAGTCGGGGACGCCGGGGGTCTGGACCCTTCCGGGCGGCAGCGTCCTGCACGGCGAGCACCCGCGCGACGCCGTCGTGCGCGAGGCGGCCGCGGAGTCCGGGCTGCTGCTGCGCGCCGTCACGCCCATCGACGTGCTCGCCGACACCCGAGCCCGGCCGCACCGCGAGGTCACGCTGCACACCGACCGCATCCTGTTCGAGGCCGAGGTCATCAGCGGCGAGCCGGAGCCGCTCTCGCCCATGGTCGACGACGTCCGCTGGGTCAGCCTCGACGAGGCGGCGACGCTGCAGCTGCGCCCGTTCGTCGCGCAGGTCCTCAAGCTCCCGCTGTCGACGACGGACCTGCCGCCGGAGCAGATGCCCGAGCTTCCCGGCTTCCACATCCAGCAGGCGCCCGACGGCCGCCACACCGTGCAGCGCTTCGCCGCGTACGGGCTGGTCCGCGACCCGCACGGGCGCATCCTGCTCACCCAGGTGGCCGAGGGCTACCCCGACGCCGGCTGCTGGCACCTGCCCGGCGGCGGCACCGACTTCGGCGAGCAGCCCTCGCAGGCGCTGCTGCGCGAGCTGCACGAAGAGACCGGGCAGATCGGCCGGGTGCGCCGGCTGCTCGGTGTGGCCAGCCACCGCGAGCCCGAGCAGCTGGGCCCCGAGGGCTTCGCGATCGATTGGCACGGCGTGCGCCCCTACTACGACGTGGTGGTCGACGAGCCCGCCGAGCTGGTGCTGGCCGACGTCGGCGGCTCCACCGTCGGCGCCCGCTGGTTCGACCCGGCCGAGGTGGTCGCGCTGGCGCTGACCGCCGTCACCACCGAGGCGCTGCGCGCGGCCTCCTGA